Proteins found in one Lathamus discolor isolate bLatDis1 chromosome 7, bLatDis1.hap1, whole genome shotgun sequence genomic segment:
- the GNL3 gene encoding guanine nucleotide-binding protein-like 3, with amino-acid sequence MRRPKLRKASKRLTCHKRYKIQKKIREHHRKVRKEAKKRGRKKPKKDPGIPSAAPFKEQLLREAEQRKQRLEELKQKQKLNRQKEHEKKRKLEAKKNAKIKEKAEGKDSSGKSKAKANKWLDKNSKESFCSELRKVIEASDVVLEVLDARDPMGCRCPQLEEAVTCSEGSKKLVLVLNKTDLVPKENLEKWLNYLQKEFPTVAFKSATLMKDKTLQEHSTKRRARVDVSRTSECLGTKCLLKLLQEYGKTQNKAIQVGVVGFPNVGKSSIINSLKGARACNVGLTRGVTKSMQIVHIDKQTKMLDSPSIIADPSNSTLALALRSIIDTEESDLADLLEGICAILSNCNKQQVIMRYSIPDFENTEELLALLAQKRGMLKKGGVPDIENITKVLLCDWTGAKISYYSQPPESQTLPPYLTEDKIAQMQECFNFKNLEEENNNTVQALKCPSPANSIIFESSGMVNGTIVIEEASEWENLETSKEEEEEEEEEDFTENDDDSNNLEEEMDVEEKSKVQITRKTKLGKQASPTNSEKQIAESEHSNSLLLNLDKTADEDDAYDFNTDYV; translated from the exons ATGAGGCGGCCCA AGCTGAGGAAGGCGAGCAAGAGGCTGACATGCCACAAGCGCTACAAGATCCAGAAGAAG ATCAGAGAACACCACCGAAAAGTCAGGAAGGAGGCCAAGAAACGTGGACGCAAAAAGCCTAAGAAAGATCCTGGTATTCCTAGTGCTGCACCATTTAAGGAACAGCTTCTACGGGAAGCAGAGCAAAGAAAGCAGCGG CTTGAAGaactaaaacaaaagcagaagctcaacagacagaaagaacatgaaaagaagaggaagcttGAAGCTAAAAAGAATGccaaaattaaggaaaaagcagaaggaaag GATTCCTCTGGAAAATCTAAAGCAAAAGCTAACAAATGGCTGGATAAAAATTCAAAGGAGTCATTCTGCAGCGAGCTCCGGAAG GTGATTGAGGCCTCAGATGTGGTTCTAGAGGTTTTAGATGCAAGAGATCCAATGGGCTGCCGGTGTCCTCAACTGGAGGAAGCTGTAACTTGCTCTGAAGGAAGCAAAAAGCTAGTGTTGGTTCTGAACAAAACTG ATTTAGTGCCAAAGGAGAACTTAGAGAAATGGTTGAATTATTTGCAGAAGGAGTTTCCAACAGTTGCTTTTAAATCAGCAACGCTGATGAAAGACAAGACTCTG CAGGAGCACTCCACAAAGAGACGTGCACGTGTTGATGTATCGAGAACCAGTGAATGTCTTGGAACCAAATGCCTTTTGAAACTTCTTCAAGAGTATGGCAAGACTCAAAACAAAGCCATTCAGGTTGGAGTTGTAG GTTTCCCTAATGTGGGAAAGAGCAGCATAATCAACAGCCTTAAAGGAGCTCGTGCTTGCAATGTTGGCTTAACAAGAGGTGTTACCAA GTCCATGCAAATTGTGCACATTGATAAacagacaaagatgttggaCAGTCCAAGTATAATTGCAGATCCCTCCAACAGTACCCTGGCTCTGGCCTTGAGAAGTATCATAGACACTGAAGAATCAGACTTAGCAGATCTGCTGGAAGGAATATGTGCCATTCTAAGTAACTGCAATAAACAGCAG GTAATTATGCGGTATAGTATCCCAGATTTTGAGAACACTGAAGAGCTTTTAGCTTTACTGGCTCAGAAAAGGGGTATGTTGAAAAAGGGAGGTGTTCCTGACATAGAGAATATCACGAAAGTACTTCTTTGTGACTGGACAGG agCTAAAATAAGCTACTACTCACAACCTCCAGAATCTCAGACACTGCCACCGTATCTTACAGAAGACAAAATAGCTCAAATGCAAGAGTGCTTTAATTTTAAGAAcctagaagaagaaaacaacaacactGTTCAAG CTTTAAAATGTCCCAGTCCAGCAAACAGCATAATTTTTGAGTCATCTGGTATGGTAAATGGGACAATAGTGATAGAGGAAGCATCGGAGTGGGAAAACTTGGAAACAagcaaggaagaggaggaggaggaagaagaggaggattTCACAGAAAATGATGATGATTCAAACAatttggaagaagaaatggaTGTCGAAGAG aaaagcaaagttcagatcaccaggaaaacaaagcttgGAAAACAAGCAAGTCCTAcaaattcagaaaagcaaatagcAG